Sequence from the Microbacterium faecale genome:
AGGACCGTGCGCATTCGATTATTTTCCAGAAGCCAAGCCAGCAACTTGCGTTCGGCAGCGCTCGGAGCTTCGGTCACGACGGTGCGATGGGCGCGCTCGGCTGTGTAGACCCCATCACCGGCGTCGCATTCGGGTACACGATCGTACGCGGACCGTGGCCGGGCGGCGCGGACCCCAGGGCAGTGCGTGCCGCGCGCGAGATCGGGGAGGCCTGCCTGTGATCGAACCAGATCCGCTCGCCACGCCGCGTATCGTCGTCACGACAGATCCAGAACTCGACGACCTCAACTCGATGCTGCGATTGCTGCTCTATAGCAACGAGATCGACATTGCGGCCCTCGTGTACTCGGCGAGCCAGTTCCATTACGCAGGTGACTCCGTGAAGGACATCGCCCCGTACCGATGGCCAGCCCCGGGTGACCGGATGCACATCGACATCGCGGTCGACGCGTACGAGAAGGCATACGACAATCTGGTGCGTCACGACCCGCGCTACCCGTTGCCCGCGGATCTACGGAGGCTTGTCAAGGTCGGGAACGTCAAGAACGTCGGCGATACGGACGAACCGACTCCGGGCTCGGATCTCGTACGAGACGTGCTCCTCGGCGACGCACCTGGCCAGGTGTTCGCGCAGGCATGGGGCGGCATGAATACGATCGCACGCGCGCTGCTCTCGATCGAGGAAGAGTTCTTCGGCACTGAACGGTGGGACGAGATCTACGCATTGATCACTCGTCGTACGGTCATCACGGCATTCGCCGAGCAAGATGGCACATTCGCGGAATACATCCGTCCGAGGTGGCCCGATCTGGAGTTCCGCGATGTCGCGACGACGGCGTGGGGGTACTTCGCGTCTGCGGTCGTGCCGGAAGAGGATGCCGTCTATCTGTCCCCGAACTGGATGCGCGAGAACGTCACGAGCGTGGGCCCGATCGGCGAGGAGTACCGCGTGTGGGGCGACGGCAAGCACATGGCCGATGGGTTCGACGAGGGCGACTATTTCGGGCTGGTGGATCCGAGGAAGGAAGACCTCGAGGCCCAGGGGTACGTCGTGTGGTGCCCGATTCAACCCGCGGGATCCTGGATCTCCGAGGGAGACTCATCCGCCTTCGCGCTGCACATCGACAACGGCTTGCGTAACTGGGAGCATCCATCGTTTGGCGGGTGGGGTGGGCGTCAAGAGCGCGACGCTCACGATCCTCATCGTTGGCACAGCGTAGGGGATTCCGGGCAAGGGCTAGCTGGCCCGATCACGGACCGTGGTGAGGTGGGGCAGTGGTTCGGCGCGTATCAGCGCGACTTTGCAGCACGCCTGCGATGGTCTGTGACTCCTGAATATGCCGACGCCAATCACGCGCCTCGAGTAGATGCCGACGGACCCGAACATCGCGTCGTCTCTGCCGGGGAGCGGGTCGAGCTGGCCTTTACGGTGATGGACCCCGACGGCGACGAGGTGCGGATCCGCACCTACGTCGACGAGAATGCGTCGACTTCGCGCGCGCACATCGAGCTCGCTGAGTCAGCCGTGTTGGTGGCCATTGCCGACGACGCGCCAACAGGATCCGTGACGCACGTGATCGTCGAAGCGACGGACTCAGGCGAGCCGATGATGACGGGATATGCGCGCTTCGTGCTGAGCGTGGAGTAAACCGGGGGGGCGAAAGCCTCCGTGGCTACCCGGAGGCCGACGCCGATGCAGCGCGCCTGCGTTCCTTCACCCGTCGCCGGTGCATGAAGAGCCAGGCACCGCCGGCGATGAGGACGACGACGGCCGCGACGAGCCAGTCGGGGACGCCGCTGGTCGCCTGGTAGGCCCAGCCTTCGATCTCGACCTGCGTGGACGCGTCGAGCAGGCCGCCGAGGGAGGACGTCCCGCTCGTGACGATCAGCAGCACGCCGAGCGCGATGGTGAGCGCGCCGCCGATGATGCCCGTCCACGTGTTGCGCCAGCGACCGATACGCACCTCGCGCGGTCGGATGAGGCGGCGCACGAACGGCAGCCGGCCCCACACGAGTGCGAGGATGAGCAACGGCAGGGCCATGCCGGCGGCGAACAGGAGCAGGATGAGCCCGCCGTACAGAGCGCTGCCCGTCACCGCGGCGACGGTGAGCACCGCGCCCAGCAGCGGGCCCGCGCAGACGCCGGCGAGGCCGTACACCGTGCCGAGCGCGTAGACCGACACGGGTGAGGTGCTCTCCGCCGAGCCCTGCCCGCCGCGGAGGAAGGGCAGCGGAACGTTGAGGAGCATGAGGGCACCGAGCACGATCACGATGCCCGCGGCGACGGTGACGAGCGTGTAG
This genomic interval carries:
- a CDS encoding DUF1593 domain-containing protein, which encodes MIEPDPLATPRIVVTTDPELDDLNSMLRLLLYSNEIDIAALVYSASQFHYAGDSVKDIAPYRWPAPGDRMHIDIAVDAYEKAYDNLVRHDPRYPLPADLRRLVKVGNVKNVGDTDEPTPGSDLVRDVLLGDAPGQVFAQAWGGMNTIARALLSIEEEFFGTERWDEIYALITRRTVITAFAEQDGTFAEYIRPRWPDLEFRDVATTAWGYFASAVVPEEDAVYLSPNWMRENVTSVGPIGEEYRVWGDGKHMADGFDEGDYFGLVDPRKEDLEAQGYVVWCPIQPAGSWISEGDSSAFALHIDNGLRNWEHPSFGGWGGRQERDAHDPHRWHSVGDSGQGLAGPITDRGEVGQWFGAYQRDFAARLRWSVTPEYADANHAPRVDADGPEHRVVSAGERVELAFTVMDPDGDEVRIRTYVDENASTSRAHIELAESAVLVAIADDAPTGSVTHVIVEATDSGEPMMTGYARFVLSVE
- a CDS encoding cytochrome c biogenesis CcdA family protein codes for the protein MSIGFLGAFIGGLLTLLSPCSVMLLPAFFSYAFSDVRKLIARTGIFYLGLITTLLPLGVLAGTLGSFVNQHRYTLVTVAAGIVIVLGALMLLNVPLPFLRGGQGSAESTSPVSVYALGTVYGLAGVCAGPLLGAVLTVAAVTGSALYGGLILLLFAAGMALPLLILALVWGRLPFVRRLIRPREVRIGRWRNTWTGIIGGALTIALGVLLIVTSGTSSLGGLLDASTQVEIEGWAYQATSGVPDWLVAAVVVLIAGGAWLFMHRRRVKERRRAASASASG